From the Cryptomeria japonica chromosome 2, Sugi_1.0, whole genome shotgun sequence genome, one window contains:
- the LOC131038381 gene encoding anthocyanin synthase — protein MDRLGSLPRVQTLSESGIESVPLQYVRADLEKSKPYDTHVPLIDLHSLGVPHLKEETIAAISSAAQNWGFFQIVNHGIPLPLTSRMQAMGKAFFDLPLEEKELYKNEEAGSPIGYGSKLGYSPDAKLDWGDYYYNVILPPHRRNMSKWPKQLSDFTEVMDEYSREIYKLSELLMQALSTGLGLKDENSLNEAMGGDKKEIHSRINYYPPCPQPELVLGLSPHSDPNVVTFLLHDETPGLQIRKDGNWVDVQSVPGALIVNIGDAMEIISNGKYKSIEHRSLVHKERARMSWALFCCPHDEVNLSPLPALIEKDHPPVYQGSSWKEYMQRFFIKGLDGKGQRITVHLDLHDKEKHEGISGERRSDRLLAKDKKEKIETKEASPKLVDVFTSVDDDGSFSEGFEDEKFQVEGDEQGDDSKEDL, from the exons ATGGATAGGCTGGGTAGCTTACCAAGAGTTCAGACGTTATCAGAGAGTGGGATAGAATCGGTTCCCCTCCAATATGTGAGAGCTGATCTTGAGAAGTCCAAGCCCTATGACACGCATGTTCCTCTCATTGACTTGCACAGCTTGGGTGTCCCGCATCTAAAAGAGGAGACCATTGCAGCAATCTCTAGCGCTGCACAAAACTGGGGTTTCTTTCAGATCGTCAATCATGGAATCCCACTACCTCTTACTTCTCGTATGCAAGCCATGGGCAAAGCATTTTTCGATCTTCCGCTTGAAGAAAAGGAGCTGTATAAAAATGAAGAAGCTGGGAGCCCAATTGGCTATGGAAGCAAGCTAGGATACTCCCCAGATGCTAAATTGGACTGGGGGGATTATTATTACAATGTTATCTTGCCTCCTCACAGGAGAAACATGTCTAAATGGCCCAAACAGCTTTCTGATTTCAC GGAGGTTATGGATGAATATTCCAGAGAGATATACAAATTGTCAGAATTGCTCATGCAGGCACTGTCCACAGGTTTGGGATTGAAAGATGAAAATTCATTGAACGAGGCAATGGGTGGAGACAAGAAAGAAATCCACAGCAGAATTAATTATTATCCACCATGTCCTCAGCCAGAATTGGTACTAGGCCTTTCTCCTCACTCTGATCCCAACGTTGTTACATTTCTTCTCCATGATGAAACCCCGGGCCTGCAAATTCGCAAGGATGGAAATTGGGTTGATGTTCAAAGTGTCCCTGGCGCCCTCATTGTTAATATTGGTGATGCAATGGAG ATAATaagcaatggaaaatacaagagcaTTGAGCATAGGAGTTTAGTTCACAAGGAAAGGGCAAGGATGTCATGGGCTCTCTTTTGTTGCCCACATGATGAAGTGAATCTTTCGCCTCTTCCAGCACTGATCGAGAAAGACCATCCTCCTGTGTACCAAGGTTCGTCTTGGAAAGAGTATATGCAAAGATTTTTCATCAAAGGACTGGATGGAAAGGGCCAG CGGATAACAGTTCACTTGGACTTGCATGATAAGGAGAAGCATGAAGGAATTTCAGGGGAAAGGAGATCGGATCGCCTCCTTGccaaagacaagaaagagaaaatTGAAACCAAAGAGGCATCCCCTAAACTAGTGGATGTTTTTACCTCTGTTGATGATGATGGCTCCTTTAGTGAGGGCTTTGAGGATGAGAAATTTCAGGTGGAAGGAGACGAACAAGGGGATGATAGTAAAGAGGATTTGTAG